In the genome of Pseudarthrobacter sp. IC2-21, one region contains:
- a CDS encoding flavodoxin domain-containing protein: MAKIYIPYGSVEGQTAHIVEYVADVVRANGHEAETVDLKHSGDRIPAGQDAVIVAASVHMGKHEGFVVDFARRNRDDLERLPSALISVSLAAHGDEHSAEGYVAEFEEQSGWHPAHVGIFPGALLYTQYNFLKRQLMKKITKDKGSTDLDTSRDYVYTEWDGVKRFTEDFLSALPEGSAEDRS; encoded by the coding sequence ATGGCCAAGATCTATATCCCCTACGGGAGCGTTGAAGGACAGACCGCCCACATTGTGGAGTACGTTGCCGATGTCGTCCGGGCAAACGGGCACGAAGCGGAAACCGTGGACCTCAAACACTCCGGCGACAGGATTCCGGCGGGGCAGGACGCCGTGATCGTTGCGGCGTCGGTCCACATGGGGAAGCACGAGGGCTTCGTGGTCGACTTTGCCCGCAGGAACCGGGACGATCTCGAACGCCTGCCCTCAGCCCTGATCTCGGTCAGCCTGGCCGCCCACGGCGACGAACACAGCGCAGAAGGTTACGTGGCCGAATTCGAAGAGCAGTCGGGCTGGCATCCCGCCCACGTCGGGATCTTTCCGGGCGCGCTGCTCTATACGCAGTACAACTTCCTCAAACGCCAGCTCATGAAGAAGATCACCAAGGACAAGGGGTCCACGGACCTGGATACGTCCCGCGACTACGTCTACACGGAGTGGGACGGCGTGAAACGCTTCACCGAGGACTTCCTGTCGGCACTGCCTGAAGGGTCCGCTGAGGACCGGTCATAG
- a CDS encoding NAD(P)H-quinone dehydrogenase yields the protein MTTHPDFSSPRIAILGGGPGGYEAAMVAASLGAQVTIIERAGLGGSAVLTDVVPSKTLIATADLMTRVGEAGELGVKFDVDGGDFVPVMRADLKHINDRLLGLARQQSRDITGGLEQHQNIRILIGSGKLLDSHTIEVLTADGTRTVEADTILLAVGAHPRELPTARPDGQRILNWAQIYNLDELPEELIVVGSGVTGAEFASAYNGLGSKVTLISSRDRVLPGSDTDAAVVLEEVFERRGVRVLSRSRAETVERTEEGVVVTLGDGSTVAGSHCLVAVGSIPNTAGIGLEEAGVALTESGHIKVDGVSRTTAPNIYAAGDCTGVLALASVAAMQGRIAIAHFLGDAVMPLKLHQVASNIFTSPEIASVGVSEADIQSGKYQADIIKLSLKSNARAKMRNAKDGFVKIFARKGSGTVIGGVVVGPNASELIFAIALAVTHKLHVDDVASTFTVYPSLSGSISEAARRLHVHM from the coding sequence GTGACTACGCATCCTGATTTCAGCTCACCCCGGATCGCAATCCTGGGAGGTGGCCCCGGCGGATACGAAGCCGCCATGGTCGCAGCCTCCCTGGGGGCGCAGGTCACCATCATCGAACGTGCCGGGCTCGGCGGCTCGGCGGTGCTCACCGACGTCGTCCCTTCCAAAACGCTGATCGCGACGGCGGATCTGATGACCCGCGTCGGCGAGGCGGGAGAGCTGGGAGTCAAGTTCGACGTCGACGGCGGCGACTTTGTGCCCGTTATGCGCGCTGACCTCAAGCACATCAACGACCGTCTTCTGGGCCTGGCCCGGCAGCAGTCCCGTGACATCACCGGCGGGCTGGAACAGCACCAGAACATCCGCATCCTGATCGGATCCGGCAAGCTCCTGGACAGCCACACCATCGAAGTCCTGACGGCGGACGGCACCCGGACCGTGGAGGCGGACACCATCCTGCTCGCGGTGGGCGCGCATCCCCGGGAGCTGCCCACGGCCCGGCCCGACGGCCAACGCATCCTGAACTGGGCGCAGATCTACAACCTCGATGAGCTTCCCGAGGAACTGATTGTGGTGGGATCCGGCGTGACCGGTGCCGAATTCGCCTCCGCCTACAACGGCCTCGGATCCAAGGTGACCCTGATTTCCAGCCGTGATCGCGTGCTGCCGGGCTCCGACACCGACGCCGCCGTGGTGCTGGAGGAAGTGTTCGAGCGCCGCGGCGTGCGCGTGCTGTCCCGTTCCCGCGCCGAAACCGTGGAGCGGACAGAGGAGGGCGTGGTGGTCACTCTGGGTGACGGCTCCACGGTGGCGGGCAGCCACTGTCTCGTGGCCGTCGGTTCGATCCCCAATACCGCGGGCATCGGCCTGGAAGAAGCCGGCGTGGCCCTGACCGAAAGCGGCCACATCAAGGTGGACGGGGTTTCCCGCACCACCGCGCCGAACATTTACGCCGCCGGAGACTGCACCGGCGTGCTGGCCCTGGCATCGGTGGCAGCGATGCAGGGACGGATCGCGATTGCGCACTTCCTGGGCGACGCCGTGATGCCGCTCAAGCTCCATCAGGTGGCGTCCAACATCTTCACCTCGCCCGAGATCGCCTCGGTGGGTGTGTCCGAGGCGGACATCCAGTCCGGCAAATACCAGGCGGACATCATCAAGCTGTCGCTGAAGAGCAACGCCCGCGCCAAGATGCGTAACGCCAAGGACGGCTTCGTCAAGATCTTTGCGCGCAAGGGATCAGGCACCGTCATCGGCGGCGTGGTGGTGGGGCCGAACGCCTCCGAGCTGATCTTCGCCATCGCCCTTGCCGTGACCCACAAGCTGCACGTGGACGATGTCGCGAGCACCTTCACCGTCTATCCGTCACTGAGCGGCTCCATCTCCGAAGCGGCGCGGCGGCTGCACGTCCACATGTAG